One Sanguibacter keddieii DSM 10542 genomic window carries:
- the murC gene encoding UDP-N-acetylmuramate--L-alanine ligase: MSAHLTSDLGVADLGTVHLVGIGGAGMSVVAQLLAARGARVQGTDARRSAVTDALVASGIDVQVGHRAEHVAGAQTLVVSSAVREDNPELVAARSAGLRVLHRSQALAILMSGSRAVAVAGAHGKTTTSAMTAVVLREVGLDPSFAIGGSVITETGAVPGGHSGTGDVLVAEADESDGSFLAYRPTVAVVTNVEPDHLDHYGTRAAFEEAFVEFAGNIVPGGTLVACADDAGAAELARRHAAAGGEVVTYGTAPGATALLSGYRVETDGTSAFELTLPGADAASADGLTVRLRAPGLHNALNASAALLAAVRLGVDPAAAVAAVWAFRGTGRRYESRGTVGGVEVVDDYAHHPTEVAALLRAARALVGTGSLRVLFQPHLFSRTRIFAQEFAEALDLADDVVVCDVYAAREDPDPEVGPHLLVDRMTGRGRVVADRVEAATSLAGSAEPGDLVLTVGAGDVTEMGAVVLDALRRRVADGDLPDEGAAPDETTAPTEGAV; this comes from the coding sequence ATGAGCGCGCACCTCACGTCCGACCTCGGTGTCGCCGACCTCGGGACGGTCCACCTCGTCGGGATCGGCGGCGCCGGGATGTCCGTGGTCGCCCAGCTCCTCGCCGCCCGCGGTGCGAGGGTCCAGGGCACCGACGCCCGGCGCAGCGCCGTCACCGACGCGCTCGTCGCCTCGGGCATCGACGTCCAGGTCGGCCACCGCGCCGAGCACGTGGCCGGCGCGCAGACGCTCGTCGTCTCGAGCGCCGTCCGAGAGGACAACCCCGAGCTGGTGGCGGCGCGGTCGGCAGGCCTGCGCGTGCTCCACCGGTCGCAGGCCCTCGCCATCCTCATGTCGGGGTCACGGGCCGTCGCGGTCGCGGGGGCGCACGGCAAGACGACCACCTCGGCGATGACGGCGGTCGTGCTCCGGGAGGTCGGCCTCGACCCGTCGTTCGCGATCGGTGGCTCCGTGATCACCGAGACCGGTGCGGTCCCGGGCGGGCACTCCGGCACCGGCGACGTCCTCGTCGCCGAGGCCGACGAGTCGGACGGCTCGTTCCTCGCCTACCGCCCGACCGTCGCGGTCGTGACGAACGTGGAGCCCGACCACCTGGACCACTACGGGACCCGGGCCGCCTTCGAGGAGGCCTTCGTCGAGTTCGCGGGCAACATCGTCCCGGGCGGGACCCTGGTCGCCTGTGCGGACGACGCCGGTGCCGCCGAGCTCGCACGCCGTCACGCGGCCGCCGGCGGAGAGGTCGTCACCTACGGGACGGCCCCCGGGGCGACCGCGCTGCTCAGCGGGTACCGGGTGGAGACCGACGGGACGAGCGCCTTCGAGCTCACCCTGCCGGGTGCCGACGCCGCGTCCGCCGACGGGCTCACGGTGCGCCTGCGCGCCCCGGGGCTCCACAACGCCCTCAACGCGTCGGCCGCGCTGCTGGCGGCCGTGCGTCTCGGGGTCGACCCGGCCGCTGCGGTGGCGGCGGTCTGGGCCTTCCGCGGGACCGGTCGCCGGTACGAGAGCCGGGGGACGGTCGGCGGCGTCGAGGTCGTCGACGACTACGCCCACCACCCGACCGAGGTCGCGGCGCTGCTCCGGGCGGCGCGCGCCCTGGTCGGCACCGGGAGCCTGCGCGTCCTCTTCCAGCCGCACCTGTTCTCGCGGACCCGGATCTTCGCCCAGGAGTTCGCCGAGGCCCTCGACCTCGCCGACGACGTCGTCGTGTGCGACGTCTACGCCGCGCGCGAGGACCCTGACCCGGAGGTCGGACCGCACCTGCTCGTCGACCGCATGACCGGTCGGGGACGGGTCGTGGCGGACCGTGTCGAGGCTGCCACGAGCCTCGCCGGCTCGGCCGAGCCCGGAGACCTCGTCCTGACCGTCGGTGCCGGCGACGTCACCGAGATGGGTGCCGTGGTCCTCGACGCCCTGCGTCGGAGGGTCGCCGACGGCGACCTGCCCGACGAGGGAGCTGCGCCTGACGAGACGACCGCGCCGACCGAGGGTGCGGTGTGA
- the murG gene encoding undecaprenyldiphospho-muramoylpentapeptide beta-N-acetylglucosaminyltransferase: MGDTHVLKSALLAGGGTAGHVNPLLAVADELVRTHPGLAVTVLGTREGLESDLVPARGYPLSVVPKVPLPRRPSVAWFRLPGRLRAAVRAAGEAIDTSGAQVVVGFGGYVSTPAYLAARRRGVPVVIHEQNARPGLANRLGARWARSVAVTFPSTALPGAVVTGLPLRREVAALVDERASDAAGSRAAAAARLGLDPALPVLVVTGGSLGAQRLNETVSALAELLTSSGAQVLHLTGRGKSAPVAAAVSALPGGLSERYQVREYLDEMHLAYAVADLVVCRSGAGTVCELTALGLPAVYVPLPVGNGEQRLNAAAVVEAGGGLLVADADLTPAWVTAHVVPLLTDPAALSTMSSAAAGVGVPDAAGAVAALVERAASEVSR, translated from the coding sequence ATGGGTGACACGCACGTGCTGAAGTCTGCTCTCCTGGCGGGTGGTGGGACCGCCGGTCACGTCAACCCGCTCCTCGCCGTGGCCGACGAGCTCGTCCGGACCCACCCCGGGCTCGCCGTGACCGTGCTGGGCACCCGTGAGGGCCTCGAGTCCGACCTCGTCCCGGCCCGCGGGTACCCGCTGAGCGTGGTGCCCAAGGTCCCCCTGCCGCGCCGTCCGAGCGTCGCCTGGTTCCGGCTCCCCGGACGTCTGCGCGCCGCGGTGCGCGCCGCGGGCGAGGCGATCGACACGAGCGGTGCCCAGGTGGTCGTCGGCTTCGGCGGGTACGTCTCGACCCCCGCCTACCTCGCGGCCCGTCGCCGGGGCGTCCCTGTCGTGATCCACGAGCAGAACGCCCGCCCGGGCCTGGCGAACCGTCTCGGCGCGCGGTGGGCGCGGTCCGTCGCGGTCACCTTCCCCTCGACCGCGCTCCCCGGTGCCGTGGTCACCGGGCTGCCGCTGCGCCGCGAGGTCGCGGCCCTGGTCGACGAGCGCGCCTCGGACGCCGCCGGCTCGCGCGCGGCCGCCGCGGCACGGCTGGGCCTCGACCCGGCTCTCCCCGTGCTCGTGGTGACGGGTGGGTCCCTCGGCGCGCAGCGGCTCAACGAGACGGTCTCGGCCCTCGCCGAGCTGCTCACCTCCTCGGGTGCCCAGGTGCTCCACCTCACCGGTCGCGGCAAGTCGGCGCCCGTGGCGGCGGCCGTCTCCGCGCTGCCCGGAGGGCTGTCGGAGCGCTACCAGGTCCGCGAGTACCTCGACGAGATGCACCTCGCCTACGCCGTGGCCGATCTCGTGGTGTGCCGCTCCGGCGCCGGGACCGTCTGCGAGCTCACCGCGCTCGGCCTGCCGGCCGTCTACGTGCCCCTGCCCGTCGGGAACGGCGAGCAGCGGCTCAACGCCGCCGCGGTGGTCGAGGCCGGCGGTGGCCTGCTGGTCGCCGACGCGGACCTCACCCCTGCCTGGGTCACCGCGCACGTGGTCCCGCTCCTCACGGACCCCGCCGCGCTGTCGACCATGTCGAGCGCCGCTGCCGGTGTCGGCGTGCCCGACGCGGCCGGTGCCGTCGCGGCCCTCGTCGAGCGCGCAGCCTCGGAGGTCTCACGATGA